Proteins from one Mobula birostris isolate sMobBir1 chromosome 10, sMobBir1.hap1, whole genome shotgun sequence genomic window:
- the nop10 gene encoding H/ACA ribonucleoprotein complex subunit 3, whose translation MFLHYYLNSDGERVYTLKKVDPQGQVTTTAHPARFSPDDKYSRHRVTLKKRFNILLTQQPSPAF comes from the exons ATGTTCCTGCATTACTACCTGAACAGTGACGGCGAGCGAGTCTACACCCTGAAG AAGGTGGACCCCCAGGGTCAAGTGACCACAACGGCCCACCCAGCACGGTTCTCGCCGGATGACAAATACTCCAGGCACAGGGTGACTTTGAAGAAACGCTTCAATATCCTGCTGACTCAGCAGCCGTCCCCTGCCTTCTGA